Genomic segment of Arachis hypogaea cultivar Tifrunner chromosome 16, arahy.Tifrunner.gnm2.J5K5, whole genome shotgun sequence:
ATAGGGAGGGTTTATTCCTGAAAGGGGTACTCCAGACAATATCATTGTAGCCCAGGAAGTTCTCTATTTTATGAAGAAAACCAAATCAAAGAAAGGTGTTCTTGCTTTTAAAATTGACCTAGAAAAGGCTTATGACAGGGTGAGCTAGGAGTTTTTGGAGCAATCTCTCCTAATGTTTGACTTTTcaggtactattgtttctcttattatgaaatgtgtaaagtcttcctccctttctctaatGTGGAATGGTAACCGGTTGGATGGTTTTCAGCCAAAGAGGGGTTTGAGGCAAGGAGACCCGatgtctccttatttatttgttatttgtatgGAGAGGTTGAGTTGCCTCATTGCTAGGCAAGTGGAGGTTGGTAGATGGAAACCAGTGACTGTGTCTAGGGGAGGTCCTGTAATCTCCTATCTCCTTTTTGCAGACGACCTTATCCTTTTTTGCAAAGCGAAGAAATCTCAAGTGCTTCAAGTTTTGGACACTATGGCCACCTTTTGCAGAGCATCTGGTATGAAGGTGAATTTTGACAAATCTCGTGCTATCTGTTCTATGAATGTTTCTAGACAACGCAAGAATCTCTTCATTGGTATTTTTTCTATCCGATTTGCTAATTCTCTGGGAAAATACCTTGGTGTCCCCCTCAAGCATGGCAGAGTTACTAAAACTGATTTTAATGATGTGGTTGATAAGCTTACTAATAGGCTAGCATCTTGGAAAGGTCGCTTCCTTAATAAAGCTAGTCGGATTTGCCTTGCTAAATCAATTTTATCTTCTATACCTATTTATAGGATGTAAGTAAGCCTTTTTCCATCAGGTGTTGCTCTAACATTGATAAGTTTACTAGAAGTTTCATTTGGTGTGGTAGTCATAATCACCGTGGTCTTCATTTAGCATCTTGGAGAGTTTTGACGACTCCGAAAAAGTTTGGAGGTCTTGTTTTGTGGGAGTCGCGGTTGGTCAATTTTTCTTTATTAGGAAAGCTAGTTTGGCAAATTTTGATGAATCAAGAGAAACTGTGGGTCAAGATTATGCTTCAGAAATACCTCCAGAATAGAAACCTATTTGCAGTTAAAGCAATGGGTTCTTCATCGTATATATGGAAGTCTATTATGCACTCAGCTTCCGTATTAAAGGAAGGATTTGTTTGGGAAGTGGGAGCTCTTTCTAAGAATTTCTGGTTTGACTCTTGGTTGCACTCTAGGCCAGTAGGAGCGAGGGTTGAATTTCTTGATATCTGTGAGGCTGCTTTGACCATTGAAGATGTTTACCGTGATGGAGTTTGGCATTTGGAGAGGATTTACTCTTTTATTCCTAGGGACTTAAGGGAAGACATTCTTAGTTTAGTACATATTTCGGCTTCTGGTCGTGATTTGGGTTGGAGTTGGGAGCACACTCTTTACTCTGCTAAACAAGGATATTTATGGTTAATTCAGAATAAGTTGAAATGGGATAGGAATatcaattggctttggctttggaagGCGCGGGTCCCTGAAAAGTTGAGGCTCCTAGTGTGGCTTTGCCTTCATGATGCTGTACCAACTCAATATCTGCGTTTTCGGCGGCATCTCTCCTCCTCATCCTTATGTACACGTTGCAATCAACTTTTGGAGACAATTCTTCATTGTTTTCGGGATTGTGAAGTGGTGCGATCAGTTTGGATTTCTCTAGGTTTTTCTGATGTGTGTTTCTTTGGCTCTCACGAGGTGCATGATTGGTTCAAGCATGGCCTCCTCAATGAAGGTTGTTCCAAATTTGCAGCTATAATATGGTCAATTTGGCAAGACAGAAATATGGGTAATTTTCAGGGAGTTTTTGGATCTGCTGGGTCAATTGCATACAAGGCTCGCAGGTGCATGGTGGATTTTGAATATACAACTCGGAATAAAGTGTGTTGCATCCAGGGATTAAAACCTCTGTCTTGGTCTCTGCCAGAACCTGGTGCTTGGAAGTTAAATTGTGATGGGAGTGTGAACTTGGGGGATGATTGTGCTGGTTTTGGGTGGGTAATTCGCGATAGCTCCAGTCAATGGGTAATGGGATGTTCAGGAAATTCCTTTGGATCTAGTGTCATCAAGATGGAGTTGTGGAGTATATGGAAAGGTTTGGCTTGGGCTTGGGAGGCGGGTCTTAAGCTTGTTGTCTGTGAGACAGATTGCGCAGCAGCTTTTAAGCTAGTGACTGGTTGGCAAGTTCCACTCTGGCATCTTGAAAAAGAAGTGATACAACTGATCTTTGACTTGAAGTTAAGAAGGGATTGGGATATTCGTTTTGAGCTTATCTCGAGAGAAGCTAATGTCGTGGCAGATCGGTTGGCAAAGATGGGATCTGGAGGTAGCGGAACTGATGAGGTTCACCTTTGGCACCAGCCACCAAAAGTGGTTTGTCCTCTCTTACTGTTAAGAAcctgatttcttttctttttcttttctgctcttttgttttttctcttggttgttcaccaaaaaaaaaaaaaacacctttCATGATATAGGCATATAATTAGATGATGATAATTTAGGAATGATTATGGCTTtataaattgaaaaggaaagaaaatcacATATTGTTTTAGTTCATgctctttttagtttttagtaaCAACTAACAAGTGTAATAACCCGATACacgtaataaaattgaaattataattttaaggttttttaaattaatttaaattataataatttcactaataaaaaaagtaaagagttatgtattgtttgttttttcttaatttagtgttaattgtattaactctaaaatagttattaaccagttttagtaatttactttcttcaataaatcagacatatatactgaatgtgaccataaataatatagtaatatctaaatctaccaacaaattattagagaattctaatgtaAAAAGTTCTccattaaacaataaataatttaaggcAAATTCTACTGTGTAGATGGAGAATTCCATCTACATGTGTAGATGACACGTGTATGCTTATCATGAATATAATGTGTTTTGCATCATAATGGAGGGAGACAAGTTCTCTGCAGCAATGGGCTCCACTTGAAAGGTAGGTTTGCCgggatttttaaataatttaattatttaattatcgaaatatataatttgtagcgTATTTATTAATTTACATTGCATTGATTTATTTCGTTTATATTGTAAATgagatatgtgtatttgtaaatataaaaatataatattttaaaaataataaaaaatattaataatttaaattgaacCAGACTCTTAAAAATTAAACgttttaaacaatataaaaaatagataatttcaaattaaataataaaaaagatgggGAGAGAAAATGGCCGATTTTAAAATAATAGGAAGAGAGAGATGattttaactaactaattaatgagCGACTGGACGTATCACGTAATTTGAAACTGTCCATTTAAAatcaatatattattttcttaaaaactaacccatttaaactaataataaaaaattttagtgttaatttacttcttttttaaatatgttttattaaaaaaaatatacgtTAAAATTTAACGCCTAAATTAATTAcagaatatttatatatatttatatataataattaaattgtcataataaaagaaaaattataataaataaataatttaaattgcttacgataatataataattttttttacaatttagaatacttatttattatttaattatttatatatatttatatataataattaaattgtcataataaaagaaaaattataataaataaataatttaaattgcttacgataatataataattttttttatgaaatattaaataataaataagtatTCTAAATtgcttaaaaaattattatattatcgtaagtaatttaaattatttatttaattacaattttttaaattttattatgataatttaattattatatataaatatataaatattccgTAATTAATTTAGAAGTTAAATTTTAAcgtatatttttcttaataaaatatacttaaaaaggaagtaaattaacactaaaattttttattattagtttaaatgggttagtttttaagaaaataatgtaTTGATTTTAAATGgacaattttaaattatgtgataCGTCCAATTGTctattaattagttagttaaaatCGTCTGTCTCTTTCTATTATTTTGAAATTCCTATCTTCTCTCCTCCCAtcttttctcttatttgaaactttctatttttttattatttaaaattattcatcttctatattatttaaaatgttcaatttttaagagtttggtccaatttaaattattaatattttttattatttttaaaatattatatttttatatttacaaatacacatatctcgtttacaatataaACAATGAAATCAATGTGATGTAAATTGATAAATAtactacaaattatatattttgataatttaataattaaattatttatttaaaaaaaatccccgCAAGCCTACCTTTTAGTGGAGTCCATTACTGCAGAGAACTTGTCTCCCTCCATTATGATGCAAAACACATTACATTCATTATAAGCATACACGTATCATCTACATATATAGATAGAATTCTCCATCTACATAGTAGAATTCGCCATAATTTAAACTCACTAAATAACAACTCAACACTAATCTTTGATACTTGCAAAATATATACCTGAAACAATTCTAATATTCTCAAGTTATAAATGTACAATAAGAATGCATTACCCATTAATACCTAGACtttgtcaattttttaaattgataataataaattttaataaattaataaatttaattaagagaTTTCGTTATTATCTTTTCATTATAAGctctcaaaaacttctctatataccGCATTCATCGTGCAGTTATCTTCTAAGTATATGTGATTTTGTAACAGCACTCGCAGACCATCTTAGCTTTACCCGTTATTCTTacctttatttttcaaacttttttattACATAATCTACCATAGGTAATACCGTTAATAGAATCGTAGGCcattaggtatgaaaaataataaatggaaaaagaattatgtttggAGTACGAATTTTttagatgataaataattattacaaTTCACTATTACTCcttatatacacacacacacacactcattatacacggtaataattagccaatatttttaatggagatacttgtgtaaaaattatgccattatcttttattaacctttatgattaattTAATGGAGATACTTGCTCAATATATATGCTATCTACATTAATTATGtgccaatatttttaggaaagaactaaaaaaagagatatataaatatatataatattgttgCTCTATAGAAAGCAGATATAAATTACTacgttcttttttattatattatacaacttaaagttatagtatcatgttattattaattatagatacttgctacaattatatcaaatttaattatgactctaaataaattaaatacataacaatcaatattatttttttcttttttacatttaatatctactgtaaatataaaaaataaaataattaataaataaagatatgagtaaaaaataaaacataataattaaaatttaatttgttaactaattaattttatgtccatacaatattattgttgttgttgttgttgttgttgttgttgttgttgttgttgttgttgttgtcgtcGTCCACTAATTAAAGTAGAAGATAAAGAACTATATAATTAACAAACCATTATTAGAATGAGTGAGAATTATagtatgaattattataaatacaactatctactaataaaattattgcacatgaataagaattagaattatatcaattaatataattaaaatgaataaaaatatcaatgattgataattagtttaataatgcattaaatattgatttgatataattataataaagatatttttgtaaaataatataattatatattactcatgagctaattgtaatataaataaaataaattcatttagaaaaaaattcaTGTGTAATCTTCAGAAATTACAGTAATTTCTTCATTTATATATACGTatgtattaattttgttaaataattctaaatatttttttatttatacatacatatatattaattatacataAAATCACATATTAGAATCATGTACATGACAGTGATGACACGGGTTATTACACTTTAATAAATCTTATCACGTATAAATTAGAGTCATTCTTATAACAACAACTAACTGAAACATCATAAGTTTGgacatttagaattcgtgcaaattcagaCCATTCTCTTGTTAAATAAGCTTGCTCATCCGCTATTTATGCAATACGGCAATGTGATAGAATTGCCACACCGAGAAACTAAACTGACCCTTAtttcctgggtaaagtaccgtggcttacCACACCACGtattccaggttgagactcgatactctgttgaccctacgtcgtaagggtgaccggccacgtataaattcccgggaatgatatccccattgagcaatttgtgtgtgtgtgtgaaaaagctatgcatagacttttAGGGATGCGCGACGAGGGACAGTCCAGAATTTAGCAGCCGGACTTGTCGGATTGACttgataatcgacagatgagcctcacCAGCCAAAGAACAGGCATAATTCCGGCCTCATTCATATGCAAAttgtatacaatttttttttaatagaacaattttaatttttcttttttctttctttcacgtacaatttctttttcctttaaatagtgatattttaagtttttttctttttttttaattacacttctattaataatttcattactaatctgaaatacaaaaagagaaaaaaggtgATGCatatattcaagaaaaaaaacttataaatcagaaaaaaaattttatattaaaacatttaaaaataacatatccaaGAAAAATATTCGTAATATACAAATTgaggcaacaatttaaatttctctaaaactaatttaatcaaatactaatattagaaataaattaattaaataatatttaatctattctaatcCTTAGACACGTATAGATTAGAATCATTCTCGTAACGACAAATAACTAAAACAACATCGTAAGTtcgaacatttagaattcgtACAAATTTAGACAATCCCCATGttaaataagcttcatcatccgctatATCCATGCAATGCGGCAAGATATAAAATTACCACACCGAGAAACTAAACTGACCCTTATTTTTCTCAATGGTATTGCATTGATGCAAAAGAAGGCcagtaatttctaaaaaaaaaattacaatattataaaattattaaaataacgaaaaactttaaataagaaaatttaaatatattaccaagCGTTGAAATTTCATCTTCGAGTTTGACACGAATTTACCAAAACTGAACTTAAATTGAgagaattcaatctcattatgtgctTCACTTTGAAAATTTTCGGACAGACGACATAGAAAGcatggaggggatggaacttAAAGCTGGTTTACAAAGCTACGTGGAAATTaacaattcctcaataaaaaatcgagctcctcccaAAAAAACTAACTTTACCCACattccattaggttggtcataatatgtgagcagatccaaccatccttcggTAAAATAGAGTTTACTGTCCCTTCTTTGgacgcttacatccatgtagttaGAACCCGAATCAGTGAATACAACTTGATGATGTATTTCATAGATGTAATGCATTGAAAACGATTGCGGCAAAAGACAATCGTACTGGAATATTAGACGAAAAGAATAAGTTGGAGTAAGAACaatcattaaattatcaaaagaataatataatagaatgagtatataaaaaattataaattataccttaaaaggatcaacttcgatgaaaaacgaagaatacattcttattgtATAAAGTAgtaaaagaagaataataaattaaaaaaaaatgaattgattCTCAGATCTAGACTTATGTACtacaaaaaatactatatataggttttattagaacaaaaataattatgtaaattagttaataaaataataatccatgca
This window contains:
- the LOC140180287 gene encoding uncharacterized protein, whose amino-acid sequence is MLRIAAAVKKPVKVDVATKMAARGKYARTCVEIDLGVPITRSVEVDRRVLDVEYESLELVCNMCGCYGHVGVDCKLISSISVNIDKTGVNEDKEQDHEKMDQVPFSSNIEKPFVFGSATIGIEKNKDKEVLVMEGTHAGDTTWTKVERKAKGKKVFLGRHDQDKSKKVYVDKSSNFVAKGEPAMKGNNGVESSLHISKGNQVLKEARNFKLVSSSFTSAQAWNVRGDRNKLARVYLKQLAKNFHPYVFIILETHCAFQKVAVFWNRLGYTPIHIEEAQGHSGGPLLAIGDFNEILLSYEVKGGNFVSRRVERFGALLDECGLIDLGAHGSLYTWFRHMQGNRFISKRLDRAVATDAWCFRFPESYVENLARMHSDHCPIMEERELQAKYSNLLMQEELFWCQKSQEHWVKFGDRNTKFFHMQTIMRRKRNKVQGLFWRMEDGVLIRKNSNNVQLDFIEIFFVRKVVMGMNSFKALGADGFQAFFFKEYWKVVGTEVWELVKKVFARFDLDSALFDTLVVLIPKVDNPSRMKEFRPISLCNVIYKIITKVVVERLRPFLQDIGRSSSLSLMWNGNRLDGFQPKRGLRQGDPMSPYLFVICMERLSCLIARQVEVGRWKPVTVSRGGPVISYLLFADDLILFCKAKKSQVLQVLDTMATFCRASGMKVNFDKSRAICSMNVSRQRKNLFIGIFSIRFANSLGKYLGVPLKHGRVTKTDFNDVVDKLTNRLASWKGRFLNKASRICLAKSILSSIPIYRIHNHRGLHLASWRVLTTPKKFGGLVLWESRLVNFSLLGKLVWQILMNQEKLWVKIMLQKYLQNRNLFAVKAMGSSSYIWKSIMHSASVLKEGFVWEVGALSKNFWFDSWLHSRPVGARVEFLDICEAALTIEDVYRDGVWHLERIYSFIPRDLREDILSLVHISASGRDLGWSWEHTLYSAKQGYLWLIQNKLKWDRNINWLWLWKARVPEKLRLLVWLCLHDAVPTQYLRFRRHLSSSSLCTRCNQLLETILHCFRDCEVVRSVWISLGFSDVCFFGSHEVHDWFKHGLLNEGCSKFAAIIWSIWQDRNMGNFQGVFGSAGSIAYKARRCMVDFEYTTRNKVCCIQGLKPLSWSLPEPGAWKLNCDGSVNLGDDCAGFGWVIRDSSSQWVMGCSGNSFGSSVIKMELWSIWKGLAWAWEAGLKLVVCETDCAAAFKLVTGWQVPLWHLEKEVIQLIFDLKLRRDWDIRFELISREANVVADRLAKMGSGGSGTDEVHLWHQPPKVVCPLLLLRT